One window of the Betaproteobacteria bacterium genome contains the following:
- a CDS encoding type II toxin-antitoxin system MqsA family antitoxin has product MKCPNCGESTLVHDTRDVSYRYRGLSTILPKVTGDFCGACDESILDAAASRRTMRLMLRFGQQVNAAA; this is encoded by the coding sequence ATGAAGTGTCCCAACTGTGGCGAGTCAACGCTGGTGCATGACACACGTGATGTGTCCTACCGTTACAGGGGCCTGTCAACAATACTTCCCAAGGTGACGGGCGATTTCTGTGGTGCCTGCGACGAATCCATTCTGGACGCGGCGGCGTCACGGCGGACGATGCGTCTGATGCTGAGGTTCGGTCAGCAGGTCAACGCGGCGGCGTAG
- a CDS encoding DUF2442 domain-containing protein, translating into MEPLLDVVKVEARAGYTLYLEFENGEKRLFDMSPYMDEKPFSQLKDHSRFAMASITNGTVGWPGDIDIAPETLYDRSRPVL; encoded by the coding sequence ATGGAACCATTACTCGATGTAGTCAAGGTTGAAGCCCGGGCAGGTTACACGCTGTATCTTGAGTTTGAGAACGGCGAAAAGCGGCTGTTTGACATGTCACCGTATATGGATGAGAAACCCTTCTCTCAATTGAAGGATCATTCCCGATTTGCGATGGCGTCAATCACGAATGGAACCGTCGGTTGGCCCGGGGATATCGATATTGCGCCCGAAACGCTCTACGACCGATCGAGACCTGTGCTGTGA
- a CDS encoding DUF433 domain-containing protein produces MEPLNRITQQPEVMGGKARIRGMRVTVGMILGQIGAGRSVDELLVDYPYLEREDVVQALRYAARTVNE; encoded by the coding sequence ATGGAACCACTGAATCGAATCACGCAGCAACCAGAAGTTATGGGTGGCAAGGCGCGCATCCGCGGAATGCGTGTCACAGTTGGAATGATCCTGGGGCAAATTGGCGCCGGGCGTAGCGTCGACGAGCTTCTCGTTGATTACCCGTACCTTGAACGCGAAGACGTCGTGCAGGCGCTTCGCTATGCCGCAAGGACCGTCAACGAATGA
- a CDS encoding ribbon-helix-helix protein, CopG family, with protein sequence MTTTSIQLDPATERRLDRLAAQTGRTKAYLLRALIASGLDDLEDFYRAAAILERARNGEETIHSADQVRAELGLDK encoded by the coding sequence ATGACGACGACCTCAATCCAACTTGACCCTGCAACCGAACGACGACTAGACCGCCTCGCCGCCCAGACCGGCCGTACCAAGGCGTATCTGCTTCGCGCGCTCATCGCGAGCGGTCTGGATGATTTAGAAGACTTTTACCGGGCAGCGGCAATATTGGAACGTGCACGGAATGGCGAAGAGACAATTCATTCTGCCGATCAGGTGAGAGCGGAATTGGGCTTGGACAAATGA
- a CDS encoding ribbon-helix-helix protein, CopG family, which translates to MKSKVTTAQVPQPLLEKVDEIAARRKRSRGWVLTQALTAWIDREEERRRPALEAMADMDAGRANNAAIVRAKMPRLVDGKKSKKEIETPVDEMRASYRREDFAALERGKFHAQALKAQFGASHVTPAGVNIFADLGFPPLEAAMLLEKSDRLIAEKLAVKGKKTPLTRSFRVTVRERIARDPEFARALRTEAAMLKDDSTEEKRPRQTRKVALKK; encoded by the coding sequence ATGAAAAGCAAAGTCACTACCGCGCAGGTGCCACAGCCGCTTTTGGAAAAGGTTGACGAGATCGCCGCGCGCCGGAAGCGATCGCGGGGCTGGGTATTGACCCAGGCGCTGACCGCGTGGATCGATCGGGAAGAAGAGCGAAGGCGCCCAGCGCTGGAAGCGATGGCGGACATGGACGCCGGAAGAGCCAACAACGCTGCCATCGTCCGCGCCAAAATGCCTCGCCTGGTTGATGGCAAAAAATCGAAGAAAGAAATTGAAACCCCAGTGGATGAAATGCGCGCCAGTTATCGACGCGAGGATTTCGCGGCACTTGAGCGCGGTAAGTTTCATGCGCAGGCCCTGAAAGCCCAATTTGGTGCCAGTCATGTGACGCCAGCCGGTGTGAACATCTTTGCGGACTTGGGATTCCCTCCGTTGGAAGCGGCCATGTTGCTCGAGAAAAGTGATCGGCTCATCGCCGAGAAGCTCGCTGTGAAGGGTAAGAAGACGCCGCTGACTCGGAGCTTCCGGGTAACAGTTAGAGAGCGAATTGCACGCGACCCCGAATTTGCCCGCGCACTTCGCACCGAGGCGGCCATGCTTAAAGACGATTCCACCGAAGAGAAGCGCCCGCGGCAAACCAGGAAAGTGGCGCTCAAGAAGTGA
- a CDS encoding DUF5623 domain-containing protein — translation MEHSQGGIHSSQLSVRSELDEWVQREYKGEELPSDQFFELYYHESGATITRRLPDEEKSRHLASIQK, via the coding sequence ATCGAGCACTCGCAAGGTGGTATACACTCGTCTCAACTCTCGGTTCGCTCGGAACTCGACGAATGGGTGCAGCGCGAATACAAGGGCGAGGAGCTTCCGTCGGATCAGTTCTTCGAACTCTATTATCACGAAAGCGGTGCAACAATCACGCGTCGCCTGCCCGATGAAGAAAAGAGCCGGCATCTCGCGAGCATTCAAAAGTGA
- a CDS encoding type II toxin-antitoxin system RelB/DinJ family antitoxin, translated as MPASVVVRARIDGQIKAEATIVLAAMGLTASDAFRILLTRIAREKRLPFELLIPNTVTVNAMNEARRGNLPSANTVEGLMEELNLEK; from the coding sequence ATGCCTGCAAGCGTTGTCGTTCGAGCCCGGATCGACGGGCAAATCAAGGCCGAAGCCACCATCGTGCTGGCTGCCATGGGGCTCACCGCATCTGACGCATTCCGCATCTTGCTGACGCGTATCGCCCGCGAAAAGAGGTTGCCTTTCGAACTGCTGATTCCGAATACCGTGACTGTCAATGCGATGAATGAAGCGCGTCGCGGAAACTTGCCGTCGGCCAACACTGTGGAAGGTCTGATGGAAGAATTGAATTTGGAAAAGTGA
- a CDS encoding ATP-binding protein — MSTPIRARDRDAVIQSLRAGVVPRAGQHLIQVGRAREVETLVTDIARVADGGSGIRFVIGEYGAGKTFFLNLVRAIAMEKKLVTASADLNPDRRLHASGGQARSLYAELMRNLSTRTKPDGGAIAGVVEKFVTNAKSEATAAGQTTESVIRGKLDQLTEMVNGYDFADVISAYCRGYENADERLKADAIRWLRGEFTTKTDAKSALGVRTIIDDANFYDQLKLFARFVRLAGYGGLLVCLDELVNIYKLANTQARASNYEQILRILNDSLQGSAVGLGVIMGGTPEFLLDTKRGLYSYTALQSRLAENTFARNGLIDHSGPVIRLSSLAPEDFYVLLQKIRNVYALGDPAKYLVQDDAIAPFMAHCAKRIGEAYFRTPRTTITAWVNLLAILEQNPGSDWQTLLGHLEVVKDNGAANDANVDGDDDLASFKM, encoded by the coding sequence ATGAGTACACCCATACGCGCCCGTGACCGTGACGCCGTGATCCAATCCCTGCGGGCGGGGGTCGTGCCGCGTGCCGGACAGCACCTGATTCAGGTCGGCCGGGCACGCGAAGTGGAAACGCTGGTGACGGACATTGCCCGCGTGGCCGACGGCGGGTCCGGCATTCGCTTTGTGATCGGCGAATACGGCGCCGGCAAGACCTTCTTTCTCAACCTGGTGCGCGCCATCGCGATGGAGAAGAAGCTCGTCACCGCCAGCGCCGACCTCAATCCGGACCGGCGATTGCATGCCAGTGGCGGTCAGGCACGATCGCTCTACGCGGAGTTGATGCGAAATCTGTCCACCCGCACCAAACCGGATGGCGGGGCGATCGCCGGGGTGGTCGAGAAGTTCGTGACCAACGCGAAGAGCGAAGCGACGGCGGCGGGTCAGACCACGGAGTCCGTCATTCGCGGCAAGCTGGACCAACTGACCGAGATGGTCAATGGCTATGATTTCGCCGACGTCATATCCGCCTATTGCCGCGGGTACGAAAACGCCGATGAACGGCTCAAGGCGGATGCCATTCGCTGGCTGCGCGGCGAATTTACGACGAAGACGGACGCCAAGAGCGCACTCGGCGTGCGGACGATCATCGACGACGCCAACTTTTATGATCAGCTAAAACTCTTCGCCCGGTTTGTGCGGCTGGCCGGCTATGGCGGTCTGCTGGTCTGCCTGGATGAACTGGTCAATATCTACAAGCTGGCCAATACCCAGGCGCGCGCGTCCAACTACGAGCAGATCCTGCGTATCTTGAACGATTCACTCCAGGGCAGTGCGGTGGGCCTCGGCGTCATCATGGGTGGAACGCCCGAGTTCCTGCTCGATACCAAGCGCGGCTTATACAGCTACACGGCGCTGCAGAGCCGGCTTGCCGAGAACACCTTTGCCCGGAACGGCCTCATCGATCACAGCGGCCCGGTCATCCGGCTCTCCAGTCTCGCCCCGGAAGACTTCTATGTACTGCTGCAAAAGATACGCAACGTCTACGCGCTGGGCGATCCGGCGAAGTATCTGGTGCAGGACGACGCCATCGCCCCGTTCATGGCGCACTGTGCGAAGCGAATCGGCGAAGCTTACTTTCGCACGCCACGAACCACCATTACCGCATGGGTCAATCTGCTGGCGATCCTTGAGCAGAACCCGGGTTCCGACTGGCAAACCCTGCTCGGTCACCTTGAAGTCGTGAAAGACAACGGTGCGGCAAATGATGCCAATGTCGACGGCGACGACGACCTTGCGTCCTTCAAAATGTAA
- a CDS encoding TerB N-terminal domain-containing protein, with protein MDSARELIEVAGLSLPGGMLYVGKNLPTLSGYTDPALIDITKRVSTSREDPSLRQMGYWPSYSEVSPAARRAYLQWLAGGRRDPHADVGYVFLFFYGLERRVVIDAPKDPTASVEIPLIAAEVQRLLSLYGEKSVSVRNYLSRFLELIAVPASGAPLYLGPVPPLPHSYELPFYLRLALGQTAVDKVPVPAHIALAWADHDPTISKRTPVVRCAEQYRVMFPAKYRELCGEGIKLPINRTKLKLVYQPASSGFRGAGEISRKFGNVPDVTSLVTVTRTLQAVVDACSTELDSYSRYIRKNPDKTTALEAILQLPASIWPPSAREVLDKVSKRMGAGLVVMPLAELTTMLNAGGDLTRDKMLGFSRALESMNIGIEPDVLNGAKLPKASDKIVLFAMQPGDSQSRSGSGFNAAAVMLQLATAVAFADGDLSSAEIVHLSKQIDAWQHLTPAQQRRLKAHLRLLMVAPVPMTTMKKKLEPLDTAARSLIATFVASIAQLDGVASQAEMKTLEKIYTALGLPSKQLYSDIHVAATGVPETGPSASEQPRAPGDAYVLDPARIAALQRDSDRVSALLSNIFVDDAHVIADAAAKVTSTEETDAEITESTTVMGLDSVHSAFVHMIISRPHWSRSELEDVAADMELMLDGALERVNEAAFDKYDLPLTQGDDPIETNTEILDKLDP; from the coding sequence GTGGATTCCGCCAGAGAGCTAATCGAAGTAGCCGGCCTCTCATTGCCGGGCGGGATGTTGTATGTCGGTAAGAACCTGCCCACGCTCAGCGGCTACACCGATCCCGCCCTGATCGACATCACCAAGCGCGTGTCGACCTCGCGCGAAGACCCCAGCCTTCGGCAGATGGGCTATTGGCCCAGTTATTCGGAAGTCTCTCCCGCCGCGCGCCGCGCCTATCTCCAGTGGCTCGCGGGGGGAAGGCGCGACCCCCATGCCGACGTCGGCTATGTCTTCTTGTTCTTCTACGGACTGGAGCGGCGCGTGGTGATCGATGCGCCCAAAGACCCCACGGCATCGGTTGAAATACCACTCATCGCCGCCGAAGTACAACGATTGCTCTCCCTATACGGAGAAAAATCCGTCTCGGTCAGGAACTACCTGTCGCGATTCCTGGAATTGATCGCGGTACCCGCCAGTGGCGCGCCCCTATATCTCGGCCCGGTGCCCCCGCTGCCGCATTCCTATGAACTTCCCTTTTACCTGCGCCTGGCTCTCGGCCAAACGGCCGTCGACAAGGTGCCGGTCCCGGCACATATCGCCCTGGCCTGGGCGGATCATGATCCCACCATCAGTAAGCGCACGCCGGTGGTACGTTGCGCCGAGCAATATCGAGTCATGTTTCCGGCCAAGTATCGCGAATTGTGTGGTGAAGGCATCAAACTGCCCATCAACCGCACCAAGCTTAAACTGGTCTACCAGCCTGCCTCCTCGGGCTTTCGCGGCGCCGGGGAAATTTCCCGCAAGTTCGGCAATGTTCCCGATGTCACGTCGTTGGTGACCGTGACCCGCACGCTGCAGGCGGTGGTCGATGCGTGCAGCACGGAACTCGACTCTTATAGTCGCTACATCCGGAAGAACCCCGACAAGACCACGGCGCTGGAAGCGATTTTGCAGCTGCCCGCCTCGATATGGCCGCCGTCCGCCCGCGAGGTACTCGACAAGGTATCGAAAAGGATGGGGGCGGGTTTGGTGGTCATGCCGCTCGCCGAGCTGACGACCATGCTCAATGCCGGCGGCGACTTGACCCGCGACAAAATGCTCGGCTTTTCCAGGGCCCTGGAATCGATGAACATCGGCATCGAGCCCGACGTGCTCAACGGCGCCAAGCTGCCCAAAGCCAGCGACAAGATCGTGCTGTTTGCCATGCAACCGGGCGATTCGCAGTCCCGCAGTGGCAGCGGCTTCAATGCCGCCGCCGTGATGCTGCAGCTGGCGACCGCCGTGGCATTCGCCGATGGCGACCTGTCCTCGGCCGAGATCGTGCATCTGAGCAAGCAAATCGACGCCTGGCAGCACCTGACACCGGCACAGCAACGGCGCCTCAAGGCGCATCTGCGGCTGTTGATGGTCGCACCGGTACCGATGACCACCATGAAGAAGAAACTGGAGCCGCTGGATACCGCCGCCCGATCGCTCATTGCGACATTTGTCGCGTCGATTGCCCAATTGGACGGCGTCGCAAGCCAGGCCGAGATGAAGACGCTGGAAAAAATCTACACGGCCCTGGGACTCCCGTCGAAGCAGCTCTATAGCGATATCCATGTGGCCGCGACCGGCGTCCCCGAGACGGGACCATCCGCATCAGAGCAGCCACGCGCACCGGGCGACGCATATGTCCTCGACCCCGCGCGCATTGCCGCCCTGCAACGCGACAGCGACCGCGTATCGGCCCTGCTCTCCAACATCTTCGTCGACGACGCACATGTCATCGCGGATGCCGCTGCAAAAGTCACCTCAACCGAAGAGACTGACGCCGAGATAACCGAATCCACAACCGTCATGGGACTCGATTCGGTTCATTCCGCGTTCGTGCACATGATCATTTCACGGCCCCATTGGTCGCGCAGCGAACTCGAAGACGTCGCCGCCGACATGGAGCTCATGCTCGATGGCGCCCTTGAGCGTGTAAATGAAGCGGCCTTTGACAAGTACGATCTGCCGCTCACGCAGGGCGACGATCCGATCGAAACGAACACCGAGATTCTGGACAAACTAGACCCATGA
- a CDS encoding patatin-like phospholipase family protein has product MTDATSLEVGTSPSFEPGIAICLSGGGFRATLFNLGSLWRLNEYGLLPKLKMITSVSGGSIVSGLLGLRWKNLSFDAGGCATNFQLHIADPIQAFCARKIAVPAAIGGILNPFKSIGDEMSEAYESLYGKATLQDLPDGQAPQFVLYATSLQTGRSVRMGRSYLADYLVGKLPHPNLSLARAVAASSAFPPCCLRR; this is encoded by the coding sequence ATGACAGATGCGACCAGTCTTGAGGTGGGTACCTCCCCTTCGTTTGAACCTGGCATCGCGATATGCCTGTCGGGCGGCGGATTTCGTGCGACGCTCTTCAATCTAGGCTCGCTTTGGCGACTGAACGAATACGGACTTTTGCCGAAGCTCAAGATGATCACCAGTGTTTCAGGTGGTTCGATTGTGTCCGGTCTGTTGGGTCTGCGCTGGAAGAATCTCAGCTTTGACGCGGGCGGTTGCGCGACAAATTTTCAGTTGCATATCGCCGATCCCATTCAGGCGTTTTGCGCCCGGAAAATTGCAGTTCCCGCAGCCATCGGGGGCATCCTGAATCCGTTCAAAAGCATTGGCGATGAAATGTCCGAGGCCTATGAGTCGCTGTATGGCAAAGCGACACTACAGGACTTGCCTGACGGTCAGGCACCCCAATTCGTTCTTTACGCAACCAGCCTGCAAACGGGAAGAAGCGTTCGAATGGGAAGATCCTATCTCGCGGATTATCTGGTTGGCAAGTTGCCGCATCCGAACCTTTCTCTGGCGCGAGCGGTGGCCGCTTCGAGCGCATTTCCCCCGTGTTGTCTCCGCAGGTGA
- a CDS encoding DUF2399 domain-containing protein, with product MIYTAGVPTPAWRAMYVRLLRELKLGVPVYHWGDIDEGGFWIAASLAHDASGAGHKIKPWLMWPADLPLARRTIAKPGTIARIKHFAMAAGWQDLGEAIAAAGFTVEQEGLAE from the coding sequence TTGATCTATACAGCTGGGGTGCCTACGCCAGCTTGGCGTGCAATGTACGTGCGGTTGCTAAGGGAGTTGAAATTGGGTGTGCCGGTCTATCACTGGGGAGATATCGATGAAGGCGGGTTCTGGATCGCAGCGTCGTTAGCCCATGACGCAAGCGGCGCTGGTCATAAAATCAAACCTTGGTTGATGTGGCCAGCAGACCTGCCACTCGCTCGCCGCACTATCGCCAAGCCCGGTACCATTGCCCGAATCAAGCATTTCGCTATGGCGGCGGGCTGGCAGGACTTGGGTGAAGCGATTGCCGCTGCCGGATTTACGGTCGAGCAAGAAGGTCTTGCAGAGTGA
- a CDS encoding DUF262 domain-containing protein, whose amino-acid sequence MQKPTNDYVVIATDQELERLEAEIKAKQVEVKYDTRDFVVDYIVDKYREDFFYVPAYQREFIWKLDLQSAFIESLVLGLPIPMLFLADMDDGRLEIVDGAQRVRTLESFTNDAFSLSGLKAIPSLNGFRFSQMPKAQQRKLLTKALRCIVLEDSTTEQVRQDIFHRINRHGSKVKAVEARRGSLQGPFIAFIQQMASRPLFRKLCPISAALLARRRTRNLLLGSSLFRFVQILQARC is encoded by the coding sequence ATGCAGAAACCTACAAATGACTACGTGGTGATAGCTACGGACCAAGAGCTTGAAAGACTTGAAGCGGAAATAAAGGCGAAGCAGGTTGAGGTCAAGTACGACACTCGCGACTTTGTCGTGGACTACATTGTTGACAAGTATCGCGAAGACTTTTTCTACGTTCCCGCATACCAGAGAGAATTCATCTGGAAGCTCGATTTGCAGTCCGCGTTCATTGAGTCGCTCGTTCTGGGATTGCCCATCCCAATGTTGTTTCTTGCGGACATGGATGATGGAAGGTTAGAAATTGTTGATGGCGCTCAACGTGTACGCACATTAGAGTCCTTCACGAATGATGCCTTCTCGCTCTCTGGGTTGAAGGCAATTCCCTCGCTCAATGGCTTTCGTTTTTCTCAGATGCCAAAGGCCCAACAAAGGAAATTGCTAACAAAGGCGCTTAGATGCATTGTGTTGGAGGACTCAACGACTGAGCAGGTTCGACAAGATATTTTTCATCGTATTAACCGTCATGGCTCAAAGGTAAAAGCCGTTGAGGCTAGAAGGGGTAGCCTTCAGGGACCTTTCATTGCGTTTATCCAACAAATGGCGTCGCGCCCTCTTTTTAGGAAGCTCTGCCCAATTAGCGCTGCGCTTCTAGCAAGAAGGAGGACGAGGAACTTGTTACTCGGTTCTTCGCTATTCCGATTTGTACAAATCCTTCAAGCACGATGTTGA
- a CDS encoding DNA cytosine methyltransferase produces MFERSHSAEFEPAKNQNIAEQRSSLVSWLTSTSAPDWCDFPKSIRVVDLFSGCGGLTLGVSEAARAAQVGTEVVLACDTNDSALSVYRQNFGKIGDRIVHADLMSAFADPKEFHFSSGVVPYSEFGHIDLLVAGPPPCQGHSDLNNSTRRSDPQ; encoded by the coding sequence GTGTTCGAGAGATCTCATTCTGCGGAATTTGAGCCTGCAAAAAATCAAAACATTGCGGAGCAGAGGTCAAGCCTTGTTTCATGGTTGACCTCCACATCTGCGCCGGACTGGTGCGATTTTCCAAAGAGCATAAGAGTCGTAGACCTATTCTCAGGATGCGGAGGCTTAACGCTTGGTGTTTCTGAGGCTGCGCGTGCGGCCCAAGTTGGCACTGAAGTTGTTTTGGCTTGCGACACCAACGATAGCGCCCTCTCAGTTTATCGACAGAATTTTGGGAAAATCGGTGACCGTATCGTGCACGCTGATCTCATGAGCGCATTTGCTGACCCAAAGGAGTTTCATTTCAGCTCCGGCGTTGTTCCCTATAGCGAGTTTGGCCACATTGACTTACTTGTTGCTGGCCCGCCGCCGTGTCAAGGGCACTCGGATCTGAACAACTCGACTCGCAGATCCGACCCGCAATGA
- a CDS encoding DNA cytosine methyltransferase, protein MAPFLAAERLRPSFVLVENVPGVRHAESTVVTRAKKKLASLGYKSVDFSVSAASAGLPQTRTRHALLAWSSSFFSGTFSVEPSTVGPALFPFIRDLEDECLEATSASNRAAGLSNENSAAH, encoded by the coding sequence TTGGCGCCATTTCTGGCTGCTGAGCGACTTCGACCATCGTTTGTGCTGGTGGAGAATGTTCCGGGTGTGCGGCATGCAGAATCTACTGTTGTTACTCGAGCGAAAAAGAAACTTGCGTCCCTAGGCTATAAGAGCGTTGATTTTTCAGTGTCCGCCGCTTCGGCAGGCTTGCCGCAAACGCGCACAAGGCACGCGCTCTTAGCTTGGTCAAGTTCATTTTTCTCCGGAACATTCTCGGTCGAACCATCGACTGTTGGCCCTGCACTATTTCCATTCATTCGTGATTTGGAGGACGAATGTCTTGAGGCTACTAGTGCATCCAATCGCGCTGCAGGGCTTTCTAATGAGAATTCGGCTGCGCATTGA
- a CDS encoding DNA cytosine methyltransferase produces the protein MRIRLRIDYLFKNALYELPNSHRPPCHQNDNHSYKSMYGRLREDQPAQTITSGFGSMGQGRFVHPTRRRTITAHEAARIQGFPDFFSFEGIERVTALREMIGNAVPPPLAMAIVFGLLPLLAKR, from the coding sequence ATGAGAATTCGGCTGCGCATTGACTACTTGTTCAAAAACGCGCTCTATGAATTGCCGAATAGTCACCGGCCGCCATGCCACCAAAATGACAACCACTCATACAAGTCAATGTATGGACGGCTTCGTGAAGATCAGCCTGCGCAGACAATAACCTCAGGATTTGGCTCAATGGGGCAAGGGAGGTTTGTTCATCCGACGCGAAGGCGAACCATTACTGCGCACGAGGCTGCGCGAATTCAAGGGTTCCCAGATTTCTTTAGCTTCGAAGGAATTGAAAGAGTTACGGCACTGCGAGAGATGATTGGAAATGCGGTGCCTCCGCCGCTGGCAATGGCAATTGTTTTTGGCTTGCTGCCATTGCTAGCAAAGCGTTAG
- a CDS encoding pyrophosphatase, producing MNKPFAERIALMNEMYSLPRHAVPTIPADVADRLGKFKNTLRDEVDEIDEIVAAAANGASATDLAVAIADVLGDIIVYCRSEALKYGLPLEDVLNVIMDSNESKLGADGKPIYDENGKFLKGPGYWKPEPKIREMLGRVGTS from the coding sequence GTGAACAAACCCTTTGCAGAACGCATCGCTCTCATGAATGAAATGTATAGCCTGCCACGCCACGCCGTTCCCACCATCCCGGCAGACGTCGCAGACCGGCTGGGCAAATTCAAGAACACGTTGCGCGATGAAGTCGACGAGATCGATGAGATCGTTGCGGCCGCGGCGAATGGCGCAAGCGCAACCGACCTGGCGGTTGCCATTGCCGATGTACTCGGCGACATCATCGTCTACTGCCGGTCGGAAGCCCTCAAATATGGTCTCCCGCTCGAGGACGTATTGAATGTGATTATGGATAGCAACGAAAGCAAGCTCGGCGCCGATGGAAAACCGATCTACGATGAGAATGGCAAATTCCTGAAAGGGCCTGGTTACTGGAAGCCGGAGCCGAAGATTCGCGAAATGCTTGGGCGCGTGGGTACCAGTTGA